A genomic segment from Nicotiana tabacum cultivar K326 chromosome 7, ASM71507v2, whole genome shotgun sequence encodes:
- the LOC107823423 gene encoding peroxidase 5-like yields the protein MRSDMAKWSSFLTFFLVVFSSFTFTVSLASLKVGFYQSNCPNAEAIVRKTVNKAVSRNPGLGAGIIRMHFHDCFVRGCDASILLDSTPGNPTEKEHPANNPSLRGYEVIDAAKAALESVCPQTVSCSDIIAFAARDSAYKLGGIRYSVPAGRRDGRVSILDEPNEHLPPFTFNAKQLEENFARKGLSLDEMVTLSGAHSIGRTHCSSFSSRLYSFNSTHTQDPSMDPRLAKQLRKRCPSPNNDGTGNDPTVPLDVVTPNRLDNKYYVNLKNHRGLLTSDQTLWNSPLTAGMVRSNAIHGVNWARKYAAAMVKMGSIEVMTGKQGEIRKNCRVVN from the exons ATGAGGAGTGATATGGCTAAATGGTCAAGTTTCTTGACCTTTTTTTTAGTAGTTTTTTCCAGCTTTACTTTCACTGTTTCATTGGCATCCTTAAAGGTTGGTTTCTACCAATCAAATTGTCCAAATGCAGAAGCCATTGTGAGAAAAACAGTGAATAAAGCTGTGTCTCGCAACCCTGGACTTGGTGCTGGCATTATCAGGATGCATTTTCATGATTGCTTTGTTAGG GGTTGTGATGCTTCTATCCTTTTGGACTCAACTCCTGGAAATCCAACAGAAAAAGAACATCCAGCAAACAATCCAAGCTTACGAGGCTACGAAGTAATCGACGCAGCAAAAGCAGCGCTAGAATCTGTATGCCCACAAACAGTATCCTGTTCAGATATAATTGCATTTGCTGCGAGAGACAGTGCCTATAAACTTGGAGGCATCAGATATTCAGTACCAGCAGGCCGTCGCGACGGGAGAGTATCCATTTTAGACGAACCAAACGAACATCTTCCACCATTTACCTTCAATGCTAAACAATTAGAAGAAAATTTTGCGAGAAAAGGACTTTCTTTAGATGAAATGGTGACCCTTTCTGGTGCACATTCTATTGGAAGAACtcattgttcttctttttcaagCAGACTTTACTCATTCAATTCTACTCACACACAAGATCCTTCAATGGATCCAAGATTAGccaaacaattgagaaaaagatgTCCATCTCCTAATAATGATGGGACTGGAAATGATCCAACTGTTCCACTTGATGTTGTTACTCCAAATAGGTTGGACAATAAGTACTATGTTAATTTGAAGAATCATAGGGGATTGTTAACCTCGGACCAGACCCTATGGAACAGTCCTTTAACGGCTGGAATGGTGAGGAGTAATGCAATTCATGGTGTAAATTGGGCTCGTAAATATGCAGCTGCAATGGTGAAGATGGGATCCATTGAGGTTATGACTGGCAAGCAGGGAGAGATTAGGAAGAACTGCAGGGTTGTGAATTAG